The Ignavibacteriota bacterium DNA segment TCGCAACGACCGGTACCTACTGTTCCACGACCGGTAATCGAGAACACGTCTTCAACCGGCATTAAGAATGGTTTATCAACTTCACGCTTCGGGAGAAGAATGTAGTTATCAACCGCATCCATCAATTCATAGATACATTTGAATGCAGGGTCATCCGCTTTCGAAGCAGGGTCACTTGCTTTTTCAAGTGCTTTCAAACCGCTTCCGCGGATGATAGGAATTTCATCACCTGGAAATTCGTACTTCTTTAATAAATCGCGAAGTTCCATTTCGACTAAATCTAACAGTTCCGGGTCATCAACCATGTCCACTTTGTTCATGAACACAACCATACGAGGTACGTTTACCTGACGAGCAAGTAAAACGTGTTCACGCGTTTGAGGCATAGGGCCGTCATTCGCCGCAACGACGAGAATTGCTCCGTCCATTTGCGCCGCGCCCGTGATCATGTTTTTAATGTAGTCAGCGTGACCGGGACAGTCAACGTGTGCATAGTGTCGCTTATCTGTTTGATACTCGACGTGAGCAACGTTGATCGTGATTCCACGTTCGCGCTCTTCCGGTGCGTTATCAATACTATCGAATGTACGCACCTGGGAAAGACCACGCTTACTTAACGCCATCGTAATGGCAGCGGTTAAGGTTGTCTTCCCGTGGTCAATGTGACCGATAGTCCCAATGTTGACATGGGGTTTCTCTCTGCTGAATTTTTCTTTTGCCATACTGTAGTCCTTGTATTAAGACTGTTATTAAAATAGTGATCTAAAAAACTTATGCTAAAACCGATTCGCCTTTTACACTTTGAGCAACTTCTTCCGCGACGCTCTTGGGGGCTTCATCGTAATATGCAAACTGCATTGTGTAAATTGCACGACCTTGAGTCATAGAACGCATATGAGTAGCGTAACCAAACATTTCGGCAAGCGGAACTTTTGCTTTGATGACCTGAGCATCTTTTCTTGGCAACATCCCTTCGATTTTTCCACGACGGGAATTCAAGTCACCCATAACATCACCTAAATATTCTTCCGGTGTAACAACTTCGACATCCATGATCGGCTCTAAAAGCACCGGACCCGCCTTCCTCGCGGCTTCCTTGAAGCCGATTGACGCTGCAATTTTGAATGCCATTTCCGAAGAGTCAACTTCGTGATAGGAACCGTCAAACAATTTCACTTTGACGTCCACAACCGGATAACCAGCTAACACGCCATTACGCATCGCCTCTTTAATACCTTCCGAGACCGGCTTGATATATTCCTTCGGAACAACACCACCAACGATAGCATTTTCAAATTCAAATCCCTTGCCTTTTTCGTTAGGTCCGACTTCAAGCCAGACATCTCCAAATTGACCGCGTCCACCACTCTGACGAATAAACTTTCCTTGTTGCTGAACTTTCTTTCGAATCGTTTCACGATAAGCAACCTGCGGTTTTCCGACATTTGCTTCAACACGAAACTCACGCTTCATCCTATCAATAATAATCTCAAGATGAAGTTCCCCCATGCCACTAATAATTGTTTGCCCCGTTTCTTCGTTCGTCGAAATTCTAAATGTCGGATCTTCATCAGCCAATTTCGCCATTGCTTCACCCATCTTTTCCTGATCGGCTTTCGTCTTGGGCTCAATGGCAATCGCTATAACCGGTTCGGGGAAAACCATTTTTTCTAAAATTATCGCGTCATCTTCAAGACACAACGTATCACCGGTTTTTGTATTTTTTAAGCCGACAGCAGCAACAATATCTCCCGTGTACGCTTCATCAATATCCTCACGATGATTTGCGTGCATACGAAGAATCCGTCCGATTCTTTCTTTTTTGTCTGACGTAGCATTATAAATATAAGAACCCGGCTTCAACGTACCCGAATAAACTCGGAAATACGTAACCTTACCCACATAAGGGTCACTCATAATTTTGAATGCAAGCGCTGTAAACTTTTCTTTGTCCGAAACCTTTCGAATAACCTGGTCCTTCATATTCACATGATGACCAACGATTTCAGCATTACTAACATCAAGAGGTGACGGTAAAAAATCAATAACCGAATCAAGCAAATTCTGAACACCCTTATTCTTAAAGGCAGAACCGCATAACACAGGTATAATACTAACCTTCAGACACGCGCGGCGCAAAACCGCTCTGACCTCATTCGGTGAAATCTCTTTTCCTTCGAGATACTTTTCCAAAAGAGAATCATCCTCATCCGAAACCGCTTCCAACATTTTTGTCCGATACTCAGCGGCAAGTTTTTCCAAGTCGTGAGGAATCGGCATTTCATCCCAGGTAGTACCCTGGTTCGTCTCATGAAAGACACACGCCTTCATGGTAATTAGGTCAATAATACCCGCAAACAAATCTCCTTCACCGATAGGAATATGTACGGGAACCGCATTTGCCCCCAATCTCTCTTTCATCATTTGAATAACATGAAAGAAATCGGCGCCAACGCGATCCATTTTGTTTACAAAAGCAATTCGCGGTACGCCATACTTATCTGCCTGACGCCAAACCGTTTCTGACTGCGGCTCTACACCACCGACAGAACAAAATAAAGCAATCGCTCCATCAAGCACTCTCAACGAACGTTCAACTTCCGCCGTGAAGTCCACGTGACCCGGAGTATCAATAATATTAATTCGATGATTATCCCAAAAGCATGTCGTAGCAGCACTTGTAATAGTTATACCACGCTCTTTCTCTTGCTCCATCCAATCCATCGTCGCTGCGCCATCATGCACTTCTCCCATGCGATGCAAAACTCCTGTATAAAACAGGATACGCTCTGTCGTCGTTGTTTTTCCGGCATCAATGTGAGCCATGATACCAATATTTCTTGTTCGTTCTAACGGATATGCTCTGGGCATAAAAGATCAATAAACCTGATTAAAATATTCCACACACTACCACTTGAAGTGAGCGAACGCTTTGTTCGCCTCTGCCATCTTGTGGGTATCTTCTTTTTTCTTCACAGCGTTGCCTTCATTATTTGAGGCAGCCATAATTTCCGATGCCAACTTCAAAGACATTGACTTATCTTTTCGTGCACGCGCATAAATAAGCAACCAACGAAGCGCAAGAGCAATACTTCTATCTTGCCGCACCTCGGTTGGAATTTG contains these protein-coding regions:
- the tuf gene encoding elongation factor Tu; amino-acid sequence: MAKEKFSREKPHVNIGTIGHIDHGKTTLTAAITMALSKRGLSQVRTFDSIDNAPEERERGITINVAHVEYQTDKRHYAHVDCPGHADYIKNMITGAAQMDGAILVVAANDGPMPQTREHVLLARQVNVPRMVVFMNKVDMVDDPELLDLVEMELRDLLKKYEFPGDEIPIIRGSGLKALEKASDPASKADDPAFKCIYELMDAVDNYILLPKREVDKPFLMPVEDVFSITGRGTVGTGRCERGRAKVGDEVEVIGLGLHKKTVITGAEMFRKELDEILAGDNAGLLLRGIDKAELERGQVIAKPGSITPHKKFNAQVYILKKEEGGRHTPFFNGYRPQFYFRTTDVTGVATLPGGMEMIMPGDNVDNMYVELISEIAMEEGLRFAIREGGRTVGAGVVTKIIE
- the fusA gene encoding elongation factor G; translation: MPRAYPLERTRNIGIMAHIDAGKTTTTERILFYTGVLHRMGEVHDGAATMDWMEQEKERGITITSAATTCFWDNHRINIIDTPGHVDFTAEVERSLRVLDGAIALFCSVGGVEPQSETVWRQADKYGVPRIAFVNKMDRVGADFFHVIQMMKERLGANAVPVHIPIGEGDLFAGIIDLITMKACVFHETNQGTTWDEMPIPHDLEKLAAEYRTKMLEAVSDEDDSLLEKYLEGKEISPNEVRAVLRRACLKVSIIPVLCGSAFKNKGVQNLLDSVIDFLPSPLDVSNAEIVGHHVNMKDQVIRKVSDKEKFTALAFKIMSDPYVGKVTYFRVYSGTLKPGSYIYNATSDKKERIGRILRMHANHREDIDEAYTGDIVAAVGLKNTKTGDTLCLEDDAIILEKMVFPEPVIAIAIEPKTKADQEKMGEAMAKLADEDPTFRISTNEETGQTIISGMGELHLEIIIDRMKREFRVEANVGKPQVAYRETIRKKVQQQGKFIRQSGGRGQFGDVWLEVGPNEKGKGFEFENAIVGGVVPKEYIKPVSEGIKEAMRNGVLAGYPVVDVKVKLFDGSYHEVDSSEMAFKIAASIGFKEAARKAGPVLLEPIMDVEVVTPEEYLGDVMGDLNSRRGKIEGMLPRKDAQVIKAKVPLAEMFGYATHMRSMTQGRAIYTMQFAYYDEAPKSVAEEVAQSVKGESVLA